In a genomic window of Sarcophilus harrisii chromosome 4, mSarHar1.11, whole genome shotgun sequence:
- the ABHD11 gene encoding protein ABHD11 has product MGHWVRSWSLGGAALKPSLPSRGPGFSAVPAALGSSGPRPVPLSYRLLGSSDAHPPLVFLHGLFGSKTNFQSIAKALGQQTGRKVLIVDARNHGESPHSADASYEAMSADLQALLPQLGLVPCVLIGHSMGGKTAMLLALQRPELVERLILVDISPLPTTAVSKFPSYLAAMKNIQVPKELPLSQARKVVDEQLMPVIKDLNIRQFILTNLVKASNGHFTWRVNIEALAQQMDKIMDFPLLQKSYSGPTLFLSGANSEFIQPSHHPEMKRLFPHSQILSVPGAGHWIHADQPQDFMSNVKRFLC; this is encoded by the exons ATGGGGCATTGGGTCCGGTCCTGGAGCCTCGGGGGGGCGGCCCTGAAGCCCTCGCTGCCTTCCCGGGGGCCCGGCTTCTCTGCGGTCCCGGCCGCTCTCGGGAGCAGCGGCCCCAG GCCCGTACCCCTCTCCTACCGGCTGCTGGGCTCCTCGGACGCCCACCCGCCCCTGGTCTTCCTGCACGGGCTGTTTGGCAGCAAAACCAACTTCCAGTCCATCGCCAAGGCCCTGGGGCAGCAAACGGGCAGGAAG GTGCTGATAGTGGATGCCCGGAACCACGGGGAGAGCCCGCACAGCGCCGACGCCAGCTACGAGGCCATGAGCGCCGACCTGCAGGCCCTCCTGCCCCAGCTGGGCCTGGTTCCCTGCGTCCTCATCGGGCACAGCATGGGGGGCAAGACTGCCATGTTACTGGCCCTGCAGAGG CCGGAGCTGGTGGAACGATTGATCCTGGTGGACATCAGCCCGTTGCCGACCACGGCCGTCTCCAAGTTCCCTTCCTACCTGGCAGCCATGAAGAACATACAAGTCCCCAAGGAGCTGCCCCTCTCTCAGGCCCGCAAAGTGGTCGACGAGCAGCTCATGCCCGTCATCAAG GACCTCAACATCCGACAGTTCATCCTCACCAACCTCGTGAAAGCCAGCAATGGGCACTTCACATGGAGGGTCAACATTGAAGCCCTGGCCCAGCAGATGGACAAGATCATGGACTTCCCCCTGCTCCAGAAATCCTACTCTGGCCCTACCCTTTTCCTCAGTGGCGCTAACTCTGAATTCATCCA GCCGAGCCACCACCCCGAGATGAAGCGTCTGTTCCCTCACTCCCAGATCCTCTCGGTCCCGGGGGCCGGCCACTGGATCCACGCCGACCAGCCCCAAGACTTCATGAGCAATGTTAAACGCTTCCTGTGCTAG